In Deinococcus fonticola, a genomic segment contains:
- a CDS encoding VanW family protein, translated as MKRFLLPLLTLSLTVSAQAAPFTLTLSTSEQKIEKGNVRNYPIRKAWVLPADGIAASKKHHKFSSQLSAKLSGIEKQVNARRPLPATFKNVGGTWIAADQNGWIFDRDGTKANILKAIKAGKSNAQVAFKVVKPQRSVQLLAQRGVLTYVTTGQSSYAGSPAFREKNILVGASKLDNFFIAPGHVFDFNNEIGQIDASTGYVKGFVISGGTLAKEDGGGICQVSTTIFRALYKAGLPIVERHDHSHRVKYYDPVGFEATVYAPDLNLKMKNDTGKYLFVQAGWDRNAQTLRFDIFGANTGRSVSLSKPVITNFKAPPKKPTYIQDTRVALNTRRLLDQPMQGMTSVMTRTIKVKGKAVSSDKLKSTYRPWAAVYGVNPKDKRLK; from the coding sequence GTGAAACGTTTTCTGCTTCCCCTGCTGACGCTCTCGCTCACCGTGTCCGCGCAGGCTGCGCCTTTTACCCTGACGCTGAGCACCAGCGAGCAGAAAATCGAGAAGGGGAACGTCAGGAATTACCCGATCAGGAAAGCGTGGGTGCTGCCCGCTGACGGCATTGCCGCAAGCAAGAAGCACCATAAATTCAGTTCTCAGCTGTCCGCGAAGCTGAGCGGCATCGAGAAGCAGGTCAACGCCCGTCGGCCTCTCCCGGCGACCTTCAAGAACGTGGGCGGCACCTGGATCGCGGCGGATCAGAACGGCTGGATTTTTGACCGCGACGGCACGAAAGCCAACATCCTGAAAGCCATCAAGGCCGGGAAATCCAACGCCCAGGTGGCCTTCAAGGTGGTGAAACCTCAGCGCAGCGTGCAACTGCTGGCGCAACGGGGCGTGCTGACTTATGTGACCACCGGGCAGAGCAGTTACGCGGGCAGCCCGGCCTTCCGCGAGAAGAATATTCTGGTGGGCGCCAGCAAACTGGATAACTTCTTCATTGCACCCGGCCACGTGTTCGACTTCAACAACGAAATCGGGCAGATCGACGCCAGCACCGGGTACGTGAAGGGCTTCGTGATCAGCGGCGGCACGCTGGCCAAGGAGGACGGCGGCGGCATCTGTCAGGTCAGCACCACCATCTTCCGCGCGCTGTACAAGGCCGGGCTGCCCATCGTGGAACGCCACGACCACAGCCACCGCGTGAAGTACTACGACCCGGTGGGCTTCGAGGCCACCGTGTACGCCCCGGATCTGAACCTGAAAATGAAGAACGACACCGGCAAGTACCTGTTCGTGCAGGCCGGCTGGGACAGGAATGCCCAGACTCTGCGCTTCGACATTTTCGGCGCGAACACCGGACGCAGCGTGAGCCTGAGCAAACCCGTGATCACGAACTTCAAGGCCCCACCCAAGAAACCCACCTACATCCAGGACACGCGCGTGGCCCTGAACACCCGCCGCCTGCTGGATCAGCCCATGCAGGGCATGACCAGCGTGATGACCCGCACCATCAAGGTCAAAGGCAAGGCGGTCAGCAGCGACAAACTCAAGAGCACGTACCGGCCGTGGGCCGCCGTGTACGGCGTGAACCCGAAAGACAAGCGCCTGAAGTAA
- a CDS encoding GNAT family N-acetyltransferase produces the protein MTDADFPFPELPTEFRTARLLLRAPRPEDAPAQVEAINASLPALQPWMAWAQEPQTLADAQENLTRAAEAYAKRENLRLLIWNADGTELIGSSGYHSLEWDIPKGEIGYWIATAHTGQGYAQEVTQFLTEYALDMLGWRRIEIRCDALNERSARIPRQLGYTLDACLKNDERSVSHPKELRDTLIFSQVR, from the coding sequence GTGACTGACGCTGACTTTCCCTTTCCTGAGCTGCCCACAGAATTTCGTACCGCCCGCCTGCTGCTGCGTGCTCCCCGCCCCGAGGACGCGCCGGCGCAGGTAGAGGCTATTAACGCCAGCCTGCCGGCGTTGCAGCCGTGGATGGCGTGGGCGCAGGAACCCCAGACCCTCGCGGACGCACAGGAGAACCTGACGCGGGCTGCCGAAGCCTATGCGAAACGCGAGAACCTGCGCCTGCTGATCTGGAACGCGGACGGCACGGAACTGATCGGCAGCAGTGGATATCACTCGCTGGAATGGGATATTCCCAAAGGGGAAATCGGATACTGGATCGCCACCGCCCACACCGGGCAAGGGTACGCGCAGGAAGTCACGCAATTCCTGACCGAGTACGCCCTGGACATGCTGGGCTGGCGGCGTATTGAAATTCGCTGCGACGCCCTCAACGAACGCAGCGCCCGCATTCCCCGACAGCTGGGATACACGCTGGATGCCTGTTTGAAGAACGACGAACGCAGCGTGAGCCACCCGAAGGAACTGCGCGACACGCTGATTTTCAGCCAGGTGAGGTGA
- a CDS encoding LysE family translocator gives MTLVSALLGFAVVAGLMTITPGLDTALVLRSAITQGRKEAVVTALGICTGVLVWAVAAAVGISALLTASEAAYTVLKVVGTAYMLWLGFGMLRAAFQAKPHDPAPTPTLPVQKTGLPECFQSGLLTNLLNPKVGAFYVALLPQFMPADTPHLLAGVLLGLVHTILGILWLSLLAYTAHRARAWLSRPKTQRLVDGIAGTAVIGFGLKLGLSRH, from the coding sequence ATGACACTTGTTTCTGCGCTGCTGGGGTTCGCCGTGGTGGCGGGCCTGATGACCATTACGCCGGGGTTGGATACGGCGCTGGTATTGCGGAGTGCCATAACCCAGGGTCGAAAAGAAGCGGTGGTGACGGCGCTGGGCATCTGTACGGGTGTATTGGTGTGGGCAGTGGCGGCGGCCGTGGGCATTTCGGCTCTGCTGACGGCGTCTGAAGCAGCTTACACGGTGCTCAAGGTCGTGGGGACGGCGTACATGCTGTGGCTGGGGTTCGGGATGCTGCGGGCGGCATTTCAGGCAAAACCTCACGATCCGGCCCCCACGCCCACCCTGCCTGTTCAGAAAACAGGTTTGCCAGAGTGTTTTCAAAGCGGTCTGCTGACCAACCTGCTGAATCCGAAAGTCGGGGCGTTCTATGTGGCGCTGCTGCCTCAGTTCATGCCAGCGGACACGCCTCACCTGCTGGCGGGCGTGCTGCTGGGCCTCGTGCATACCATCCTGGGAATACTGTGGCTGTCGCTGCTGGCCTACACCGCTCACAGGGCCAGAGCGTGGCTCAGCCGTCCAAAAACGCAACGTCTTGTGGACGGCATCGCTGGAACGGCCGTCATTGGCTTCGGATTGAAACTGGGCCTGTCGCGCCACTAA
- a CDS encoding asparaginase: MPKRLALVHTGGTIASRPNPDGPGVTPQEAPDLPGLSGVTVREYQPFNLPSPHITPAHMLQVSQLIEEVAPHADGVVVTHGTDTLEETAFLLHLTLPPHLPVVLTGSMRHAAEASWDGPGNLLDAAQVALYPETKGRGPLVVFGGDIFDARTVTKVHTSAVDAFGGYPGPIGRIDRVEDAAHVRYFASPEPRPTFGPKELAARVEILYAYAGWKGEGYAEAAQRADGLVIAALGTGNLPPELLPLVQETVQTTQKPVVIATRTHAGPVLPVYGYAGGGATLVQAGAIPASFLNAHKARLLLMVLLSLDMDLERVRQLFAEGVF; this comes from the coding sequence ATGCCCAAGCGTCTTGCACTCGTTCACACGGGTGGAACCATCGCCAGTCGCCCCAATCCGGATGGCCCCGGCGTCACACCACAGGAAGCCCCAGACCTGCCAGGCCTGAGTGGCGTGACGGTCAGGGAGTACCAGCCGTTCAACCTGCCTAGCCCGCACATTACGCCCGCGCACATGCTCCAGGTGTCGCAACTCATCGAGGAAGTCGCGCCGCACGCCGACGGTGTGGTCGTCACGCACGGCACGGACACGCTGGAAGAAACAGCCTTCCTGCTGCACCTGACCCTGCCGCCGCACCTTCCCGTGGTGCTGACCGGCAGCATGCGCCACGCCGCCGAAGCCTCCTGGGACGGGCCCGGCAACCTGCTGGACGCCGCGCAGGTCGCCCTGTATCCCGAAACGAAAGGACGCGGCCCGCTCGTGGTGTTCGGCGGGGACATTTTCGACGCGCGCACCGTCACGAAAGTCCATACCAGCGCCGTGGACGCTTTTGGGGGCTATCCCGGCCCCATTGGCCGCATCGACCGGGTCGAGGACGCGGCGCACGTGCGTTACTTCGCCTCACCCGAACCGCGCCCCACCTTCGGCCCCAAAGAGCTGGCGGCCAGAGTCGAGATTCTGTATGCCTATGCCGGCTGGAAGGGGGAGGGCTACGCCGAGGCCGCCCAGCGGGCCGACGGCCTGGTTATCGCCGCGCTGGGAACAGGGAACCTGCCGCCAGAACTTCTGCCCCTGGTGCAGGAAACGGTGCAGACGACACAGAAACCCGTGGTCATTGCCACGCGCACGCACGCCGGCCCGGTTCTGCCCGTGTACGGCTACGCAGGCGGCGGCGCCACATTGGTACAGGCCGGCGCCATTCCCGCCAGTTTCCTGAACGCCCACAAAGCCCGCCTTCTCCTGATGGTGCTTCTCAGCCTCGACATGGATCTGGAGCGCGTGCGGCAACTGTTCGCGGAAGGCGTGTTCTGA
- the pth gene encoding aminoacyl-tRNA hydrolase → MKLVVGLGNPGGQYAQTRHNVGWLVVDEVARRAGATWRKDGPNAETCEVRLSSEKVLLVKPQTFMNASGKAVIPYLQFYKLEAEALLVVQDDLDSPFGLMKLRPSGRHGGQNGVRDIIRLLGHDQFPRLKVGINRPPAGRDPADWVLSKWRDEEKPTLEELVRLGANAVEVWAKAGLAEAQQQFNSTDLRPKPEPAPKPAEPAVVEHDAESV, encoded by the coding sequence TTGAAACTGGTGGTGGGCCTGGGCAATCCGGGCGGACAGTACGCGCAGACGCGGCACAACGTGGGCTGGCTGGTGGTGGATGAGGTCGCCCGCCGCGCCGGGGCAACCTGGCGCAAGGACGGCCCAAATGCCGAGACGTGCGAGGTCAGGTTGAGCAGCGAAAAGGTGTTGCTGGTAAAGCCGCAGACGTTCATGAACGCTTCCGGGAAAGCTGTCATCCCTTACCTTCAGTTCTACAAACTGGAGGCGGAGGCCCTGCTGGTCGTGCAGGACGACCTGGACAGTCCCTTTGGCCTGATGAAATTGCGCCCCAGTGGGCGGCACGGGGGGCAAAATGGCGTGCGGGACATTATCCGGCTGCTGGGGCACGATCAGTTCCCGCGCCTCAAGGTGGGCATCAACCGCCCCCCGGCGGGCCGCGACCCGGCGGACTGGGTGTTGAGCAAGTGGCGTGACGAGGAGAAACCCACGTTGGAAGAACTGGTGCGCCTGGGGGCGAACGCCGTGGAAGTGTGGGCAAAAGCTGGCCTGGCCGAGGCCCAGCAGCAGTTCAACAGCACGGACTTGCGGCCAAAACCCGAGCCGGCACCGAAACCCGCTGAGCCGGCGGTGGTGGAACACGACGCCGAGAGCGTCTAA
- a CDS encoding pyridoxal-phosphate dependent enzyme — protein sequence MTSPDLRPILTVPHPVLREKALSVSFNEPELAVEVAALHAALNDFRARMGFGRAIAAPQIGILKRLIALNLGAGPVTLINPSITWRSDELFEVWDDCLSIPNVVVRVQRHTSISLTYQDEQGRRREWLNLPPDLSELLQHEIDHLDGILMTDRAHGPDALQPMARHAELVGEGRPRHRLSLENIRQSAGVIDPVFLNSPQFNCEPLSAALGCELTLKLEFTNPIRSFKGRGASYLIRQLTAQGDHRLVVCGSAGNFGQAMAYACRAAGRDIVIFASVNANPLKVERMRLLGAEVRQAGDDFDAAKEAAQAFAHETGALMIEDGRQEAVSEGHGTIGMELLQHAGLYDAITIPLGNGALLNGVGRWFKAASPATRVVGVSASGASAMRESWQTGQLVQPQSVNTIADGIAVRVPIPEAVADMQGSVDSVLLVDDAHLIQAMKLLYRHAGLLVEPSGAAGVAALLAHPPQFNGKKVATILCGSNLTETQIREWILN from the coding sequence ATGACCTCGCCTGACCTGCGGCCCATCCTGACCGTCCCTCACCCGGTCTTGCGGGAGAAGGCCCTGTCGGTCAGTTTCAACGAACCAGAACTGGCGGTGGAGGTGGCCGCACTGCACGCGGCGCTGAATGATTTCCGGGCGCGAATGGGGTTCGGGCGGGCCATTGCCGCGCCTCAAATCGGCATCTTGAAACGCCTGATCGCTCTGAATCTGGGTGCGGGGCCGGTGACCCTCATCAACCCGTCCATCACCTGGCGCAGCGACGAACTGTTCGAGGTGTGGGACGATTGCCTCAGCATTCCCAACGTGGTGGTAAGGGTGCAGCGGCACACCAGCATCAGCCTCACGTATCAGGACGAGCAGGGGCGGAGGCGCGAGTGGCTCAACCTTCCCCCGGATCTCTCGGAACTGCTGCAACACGAGATCGACCATCTGGACGGCATTCTGATGACGGATCGGGCACATGGGCCAGACGCCTTGCAACCCATGGCGCGGCACGCGGAACTGGTGGGGGAGGGAAGACCCAGGCACCGCCTTTCACTGGAGAACATCCGCCAGAGCGCGGGCGTGATCGACCCGGTGTTCCTGAATTCACCGCAGTTCAATTGCGAGCCGCTGAGCGCCGCGCTGGGCTGTGAACTCACCTTGAAACTGGAGTTCACCAACCCCATTCGCAGTTTCAAGGGACGCGGCGCGAGTTACCTGATCCGGCAATTGACGGCGCAGGGAGATCACCGCCTGGTGGTGTGCGGCAGCGCGGGCAATTTCGGTCAGGCGATGGCCTACGCCTGCCGCGCGGCCGGGCGCGACATCGTGATTTTTGCCAGTGTGAACGCCAACCCCCTGAAAGTCGAGCGAATGCGCCTCCTGGGCGCGGAAGTCCGTCAGGCAGGCGATGACTTCGACGCCGCGAAAGAAGCCGCCCAAGCCTTTGCACACGAGACTGGCGCCCTCATGATTGAGGACGGCCGGCAGGAAGCGGTCTCGGAAGGCCACGGCACCATAGGTATGGAACTCCTTCAGCACGCTGGACTTTACGACGCCATCACCATCCCGCTCGGGAACGGTGCCCTGCTGAACGGCGTGGGGCGCTGGTTCAAGGCCGCCTCGCCCGCCACCCGCGTCGTGGGCGTGAGCGCCAGCGGGGCCAGCGCCATGCGCGAAAGCTGGCAGACCGGGCAACTGGTGCAGCCACAGAGCGTGAACACTATTGCCGACGGGATCGCCGTGCGCGTCCCCATTCCCGAAGCGGTGGCCGACATGCAGGGCAGCGTGGACAGCGTGCTGCTGGTGGACGACGCGCACCTCATCCAGGCCATGAAACTCCTGTACCGGCATGCAGGATTGCTGGTGGAACCCTCCGGCGCGGCGGGGGTCGCCGCTCTCCTGGCACACCCGCCGCAGTTCAATGGGAAAAAGGTCGCCACCATCCTGTGCGGTAGCAACCTCACGGAAACGCAGATCAGAGAGTGGATTCTGAATTAG
- a CDS encoding M42 family metallopeptidase has protein sequence MTKTDLRLDVLMQLSDLPGVPGNEDAVRKFVLRELEGLADAVQVDAMGNVIAYRKATAKAKKGQKKERVMISAHMDEIGFLVRHVDEKGYLRVQQLGGFDTRNLFARNVTVHTRSGQLPGIMQPGGKPVHIAGPEERKKIPEVSEFFIDLGLDGDEARRRVRVGDMVTLDQTARQVGNLVCGKAMDDRACVFMALETLRLLKKTSLKHDLYVVFSVQEEVGLRGAITAAYGVEPTIGIGLDVTLAVDLPALGGGPHEAVTRLGDGIGIKVFDSSMISTRWLVDDFYDLAEKNGIKAQLEVLPLGGTDGGAIQRSRAGVPTLTLSIPTRYIHTIVESVNADDVKAGVDLLVAYLA, from the coding sequence GTGACGAAAACTGATTTGCGGTTGGATGTGTTGATGCAACTGTCGGATTTGCCGGGCGTGCCGGGCAACGAGGACGCTGTGCGCAAGTTCGTGCTGCGGGAACTGGAGGGCCTGGCCGACGCCGTGCAGGTGGACGCCATGGGGAACGTGATCGCCTACCGCAAGGCGACCGCCAAGGCGAAAAAAGGTCAGAAAAAAGAGCGCGTGATGATCTCGGCGCACATGGACGAGATCGGGTTCCTGGTGCGCCACGTGGACGAGAAAGGCTACCTGCGGGTGCAGCAACTGGGCGGGTTCGACACCCGCAACCTGTTTGCCCGGAACGTGACCGTGCATACGCGCAGCGGCCAGCTACCGGGGATCATGCAGCCGGGCGGCAAACCCGTACACATCGCCGGCCCCGAAGAGCGCAAGAAAATCCCGGAAGTCAGCGAATTCTTCATTGACCTGGGCCTGGACGGCGACGAGGCCAGGCGTCGGGTGCGCGTGGGTGACATGGTGACGCTGGATCAGACCGCCCGTCAGGTGGGCAATCTGGTGTGCGGCAAGGCCATGGACGACCGGGCGTGCGTGTTCATGGCGCTGGAAACCCTGCGTCTGCTGAAGAAGACCTCTTTGAAGCACGACCTGTACGTGGTCTTCAGCGTGCAGGAAGAAGTGGGCCTGCGCGGCGCGATCACGGCGGCTTATGGCGTGGAACCCACGATTGGCATCGGGCTGGACGTGACGTTGGCGGTCGACCTGCCGGCCCTGGGCGGCGGCCCGCACGAAGCGGTGACGCGCCTGGGCGACGGCATTGGCATTAAAGTCTTCGACAGCAGCATGATCAGTACCCGCTGGCTGGTCGACGACTTCTATGACCTGGCCGAGAAGAACGGCATCAAGGCCCAGCTGGAAGTGCTGCCGCTGGGCGGCACGGACGGCGGGGCCATTCAACGCAGCCGCGCCGGCGTGCCGACCCTGACCCTCAGTATCCCCACCCGGTACATTCACACCATCGTGGAAAGCGTGAACGCCGACGACGTGAAGGCTGGCGTCGACCTGCTGGTGGCGTACCTGGCGTGA
- a CDS encoding DUF4126 domain-containing protein: MDLFSGILSSLGLSGAAGLNAYIPLLMVGALNHFGVMHLAEPYSLLSEPWVMLVVGLLGVLDFIGDKIPGVDHALHVVGGLVNTAAGAILFASQTGVAEIPPALSLVLGLVVAGGVHATRTAVRPVATATTAGLGNPVLSAAEDVGSLTLSILAIFIPILAVVFLVLFVVAAYRLYVRFRGRRPTL; this comes from the coding sequence ATGGACTTGTTTTCCGGGATTCTCTCGTCGCTGGGGTTGTCAGGGGCGGCGGGCCTGAACGCTTACATTCCGCTGCTGATGGTGGGCGCGCTGAATCACTTTGGGGTGATGCACCTGGCCGAACCGTACAGCCTGCTCTCGGAGCCTTGGGTGATGCTGGTGGTGGGCCTGCTGGGCGTGCTGGATTTCATCGGGGACAAGATTCCGGGGGTAGATCACGCGCTGCACGTGGTGGGCGGGCTGGTAAATACGGCGGCGGGTGCCATTCTGTTCGCCTCGCAAACGGGCGTGGCGGAGATTCCCCCGGCGCTGAGCCTGGTGCTGGGGCTGGTGGTGGCGGGCGGGGTGCATGCCACGCGCACGGCGGTGCGTCCGGTCGCCACGGCGACCACGGCAGGCCTCGGAAACCCGGTGCTAAGTGCCGCCGAGGATGTGGGCAGCCTGACCCTCAGCATTCTGGCGATCTTCATTCCGATCCTGGCAGTGGTGTTCCTGGTGCTGTTCGTGGTGGCGGCCTACCGCCTGTACGTCCGGTTCAGAGGACGTCGCCCCACCCTTTGA
- a CDS encoding arginase: MLLSVDWDAFSGTRELVFDAPIWGTRDRDHDRLEAWRGRVRQRQGDSWDALAHDFPLYSGWQALRQYAGVPAWVALSHADAWAWLDFFPPQPVLNVDSHHDLGSLSGDPARVRPGNWAGLALQAGKISNYACHYPDWHAHLPVAEGYDLARTRTELEGLLPADVLGRVTLARPPSWPHPQEVAGLLLVQSPAWTNPAHDAAFYELVTALRAHVLTAPLNRVNAHSERRL; this comes from the coding sequence GTGCTGCTGAGCGTGGACTGGGACGCCTTCAGCGGCACGCGCGAACTGGTGTTCGACGCCCCCATCTGGGGCACCCGTGACCGCGACCATGACCGCCTGGAGGCCTGGCGTGGGCGCGTGCGTCAGCGCCAGGGTGATTCCTGGGACGCTCTGGCGCACGACTTTCCGCTTTATTCCGGCTGGCAGGCGTTGAGGCAGTACGCTGGAGTACCCGCCTGGGTGGCCCTCAGTCACGCCGACGCCTGGGCCTGGCTGGACTTTTTTCCCCCTCAGCCGGTGCTGAACGTCGATTCGCACCACGACCTGGGCAGTCTCAGCGGCGACCCCGCCCGCGTCAGGCCCGGCAACTGGGCCGGCCTGGCCCTGCAAGCCGGGAAAATCAGCAACTACGCCTGCCACTACCCCGATTGGCACGCCCACCTTCCCGTCGCGGAAGGCTATGACCTGGCCCGCACGCGCACCGAACTTGAGGGGCTGCTGCCGGCAGATGTTCTCGGGCGCGTGACCCTGGCCCGCCCCCCCAGCTGGCCGCACCCACAGGAGGTGGCCGGGCTGCTGCTGGTTCAGTCGCCCGCCTGGACAAATCCGGCGCACGACGCGGCCTTTTACGAGCTCGTCACGGCGCTGCGTGCCCACGTCCTCACGGCGCCGCTGAACCGGGTGAACGCACACAGTGAAAGAAGATTGTGA
- a CDS encoding PIG-L deacetylase family protein, protein MKLLLIVPHPDDEVYGASGTLMTYLRDGQACGLVTLTRGEAGRTLGLCDGPEELARMREVELQACLEVIGLPVHEQHAFPDKYLKDQPREPLMAVAREAMQRHQPEIVLTFPPNGSNGHPDHVTTHQIVKAAWDSLPAGQRPRLWYYASDTPPENEALLSQWLPPNTRHDVSAFVTRKLQAIACHRSQALSTVDFIRKFPHRITSETFYEVQG, encoded by the coding sequence ATGAAACTGCTGCTGATCGTTCCGCATCCTGATGATGAAGTGTACGGTGCGTCAGGCACCCTGATGACGTACCTGCGGGACGGACAGGCGTGCGGCCTGGTCACCCTGACGCGCGGCGAGGCGGGCCGCACGCTGGGGCTGTGCGACGGCCCCGAGGAACTGGCCCGCATGCGCGAGGTGGAGTTGCAGGCGTGCCTGGAGGTCATCGGTCTGCCGGTTCACGAGCAGCACGCTTTTCCGGACAAGTATCTGAAAGACCAGCCGCGAGAACCCCTGATGGCCGTGGCGCGTGAGGCGATGCAGCGCCACCAGCCGGAGATCGTGCTGACTTTCCCGCCGAATGGCAGCAACGGCCACCCGGATCACGTGACCACCCACCAGATCGTGAAGGCCGCGTGGGACAGCTTGCCAGCAGGTCAGCGGCCCCGCCTGTGGTATTACGCCAGCGACACGCCCCCCGAAAACGAGGCGCTGCTCTCGCAGTGGCTGCCGCCCAACACGCGGCATGACGTGAGCGCGTTCGTGACGCGCAAATTGCAGGCCATCGCCTGCCACCGTTCGCAGGCGCTGAGCACCGTGGATTTCATCCGGAAGTTTCCGCACCGAATCACCAGCGAAACGTTTTACGAAGTGCAGGGCTGA
- a CDS encoding ABC transporter substrate-binding protein, with protein MQRTLLTLLLATVTAASAQTRTVNIGLGYIPNVQFTPFYVADKLGYFKAEGLNVNFQHGYINELMPLLLQGKLNFVVGDPEDAIFARNQGAPVKYVMAMYQKSPVTVFSTKALKSAADLKGMTVGIPGPYGSSYHAIQAVLDEANLQDGRDVKLASIGYTQLDAVRGGKVDAAVGYINNDVVQLRASGTKVNTLDLSGAYPMVGVGLITLEKNLSGTLAKQVVRASQRGLKFTVGSPAQAFKTAQSVFGKNGGTLDVLKASTPLMTSAYTAQNGLGASTPTNWAKAVAALVKQGKLPAGARATDFYTNSLVSKTLK; from the coding sequence ATGCAACGCACTCTGCTGACCCTTCTGCTGGCGACCGTCACGGCGGCCAGTGCCCAGACCCGCACCGTCAACATCGGTCTGGGGTACATCCCGAACGTGCAGTTCACGCCTTTTTACGTGGCCGACAAACTGGGCTACTTCAAGGCCGAGGGCCTGAACGTCAATTTTCAGCACGGCTACATCAACGAGCTGATGCCTCTGCTGCTGCAGGGCAAACTGAATTTCGTGGTCGGCGATCCCGAGGACGCCATTTTCGCCCGCAACCAGGGGGCGCCCGTGAAGTACGTCATGGCGATGTACCAGAAGTCGCCCGTGACGGTGTTCAGCACCAAAGCGCTGAAAAGTGCCGCTGACCTGAAGGGCATGACGGTAGGCATTCCTGGCCCTTACGGCAGCAGTTACCACGCCATTCAGGCGGTGCTGGACGAAGCCAACCTTCAGGACGGCCGGGACGTGAAGCTGGCCTCGATCGGGTACACGCAGCTGGACGCCGTGCGCGGCGGAAAAGTGGACGCCGCCGTGGGGTACATCAACAACGACGTGGTGCAACTCCGTGCGTCAGGCACGAAAGTGAATACGCTCGACCTGTCGGGCGCGTACCCGATGGTGGGCGTCGGCCTGATCACGCTGGAGAAAAACCTCAGCGGCACCCTGGCGAAGCAGGTCGTGCGCGCCAGCCAGCGCGGCCTGAAGTTCACTGTCGGTAGCCCTGCTCAGGCGTTCAAGACCGCCCAGTCGGTCTTCGGGAAAAACGGCGGCACGCTGGATGTCCTGAAAGCCAGCACGCCCCTGATGACCAGCGCCTACACCGCCCAGAACGGTCTGGGGGCCAGCACCCCCACCAACTGGGCCAAAGCAGTGGCGGCCCTGGTCAAGCAGGGCAAACTGCCTGCCGGGGCCAGGGCCACCGACTTCTACACCAATTCACTCGTCAGCAAAACCCTGAAGTAA